A stretch of Bombina bombina isolate aBomBom1 chromosome 2, aBomBom1.pri, whole genome shotgun sequence DNA encodes these proteins:
- the LOC128647047 gene encoding olfactory receptor 10C1-like — translation MANHRRAIRVALDTGESDQPVARHCAQKQHQAYKGLPFLRKNVTQDTEFILLGFSADPQPLLFVTFLLIYILTLIGNVMIILAVTFDIQLHSPMYIFLRSLSLTEIFYISTTVPRMLRDFLHKDKSISLIGCAAQLYFFIFLGATECFLLAVMAYDRYAAICHPLHYVAIINKRKCLNLILFSWLFAMFLPLGNMSFVFSLPFCGANIIDHYFCDMFPVLKLACAETFGSELYILIHTAIVIPLPFILIIISYVKILTAIFKINTAAGRRKAFSTCGAHLTSVSLFFGSATITYLRTKSIDSNGGAKTMSLLYIVFVPMLNPLLYSLRSKEVKRAMKKLIRGPNMGILKS, via the coding sequence GCATACAAAGGATTACCATTCTTAAGAAAAAATGTAACGCAAGACACAGAATTTATTCTCCTGGGCTTCTCTGCTGATCCTCAGCCATTGCTTTTTGTGacttttttacttatttatattCTAACTCTGATAGGGAATGTGATGATAATTCTGGCAGTAACCTTTGACATACAGTTGCACTCTCCCATGTATATCTTCCTAAGAAGCCTTTCTTTGACTGAGATCTTCTATATTTCAACAACGGTTCCTCGGATGCTTAGAGACTTTTTGCACAAAGATAAAAGTATTTCTTTGATAGGATGTGCTGCtcagttatatttttttatttttcttggcgCCACAGAGTGTTTTCTTCTTGCAGTAATGGCATATGACCGTTATGCAGCAATTTGTCACCCACTTCATTATGTAGCaataataaacaaaagaaaatgtcTAAATTTAATATTGTTCTCCTGGCTGTTTGCAATGTTTCTTCCTCTTGGTAACAtgagttttgtttttagtttaccATTTTGTGGCGCTAACATCATCGATCATTATTTTTGTGATATGTTCCCAGTTCTAAAATTGGCTTGTGCAGAAACTTTTGGAAGTGAGTTATATATTTTGATACACACTGCTATAGTCATACCGCTACCATTCATACTTATAATTATATCTTATGTCAAAATCCTTACTGCTATATTTAAAATCAATACAGCAGCAGGACGCAGGAAAGCATTCTCTACATGTGGTGCTCACCTGACATCTGTGAGCTTGTTTTTTGGATCTGCCACCATCACTTACCTGAGAACCAAATCCATTGATAGTAATGGCGGAGCCAAAACAATGTCTCTTTTGTACATTGTTTTTGTTCCAATGCTCAACCCCTTGTTATATAGTTTAAGGAGCAAAGAGGTTAAAAGGGCAATGAAAAAGCTAATAAGAGGACCAAATATGGGCATTTTGAAATCATGA